CGATCCCCTGCTCGATGCCCCGCTGCAGGCGGCTGGTGTTGGTCACGAACAGGTCGTCGCCCACCAGCTGCACGCGGCTCCCCAGCCGCTCGGTGAGCAGGGCCCAGCCCTCCCAGTCGTCCTCGGCGAGGCCATCCTCGATCGAGACGATCGGGTAGCGGCTGACCATTGCCTCCAGCTGATCCACCAGCTCGGCGCTGGTGTAGCTGCCACCGCCGAAGGCGTAGCGGCCGTCCTTGAAAAACTCGGTGCTGGCCACATCCAGGGCCAGGGAGATCTGATCCCCGGGCCGATAGCCCGCCTTCTCGATCGCCGCCACCAGCAGATCACCGCCGGCGTCATTGCTGGTCAGGTCGGGGGCGAAGCCCCCTTCATCGCCCACGGCGGTGGAGAGCCCCTGCTCGGCCAGCAGACCCTTGAGCGTGTGGAACACCTCGGCGCCCATGCGCAAGGCCTCCCTGAAGCTGGAGGCGCCGTGGGGCACCACCATGAATTCCTGGAAATCCAGGTTGTTGGCGGCGTGGGCGCCTCCGTTGATCACGTTCATCAGCGGCACCGGCAACAGGGTGGCCATCGGCCCCCCCAGGTAGCGGTAGAGGGGCAGGCCGACCCCCTCGGCCGCCGCCCGGGCCACCGCCAAGCTGACCGCGAGGATCGCGTTGGCCCCGAGGGCGGATTTGTTGTCGC
The window above is part of the Cyanobium sp. ATX 6F1 genome. Proteins encoded here:
- the eno gene encoding phosphopyruvate hydratase codes for the protein MFDSLDLVIDSVVAREVLDSRGTPTVEAEVLLEGGARGMAIVPSGASTGAHEAHELRDGDPSRYFGKGVTKAVTNIEEKIAPALCGLSATDQGTVDAALIELDGSDNKSALGANAILAVSLAVARAAAEGVGLPLYRYLGGPMATLLPVPLMNVINGGAHAANNLDFQEFMVVPHGASSFREALRMGAEVFHTLKGLLAEQGLSTAVGDEGGFAPDLTSNDAGGDLLVAAIEKAGYRPGDQISLALDVASTEFFKDGRYAFGGGSYTSAELVDQLEAMVSRYPIVSIEDGLAEDDWEGWALLTERLGSRVQLVGDDLFVTNTSRLQRGIEQGIANSILIKVNQIGSLTETLQAIDLAGRAGYTSVISHRSGETEDTTIADLAVATRAGQIKTGSLSRSERVAKYNRLLRIEDELGSQAIYAGVEDRGPRGKA